Genomic DNA from Setaria italica strain Yugu1 chromosome V, Setaria_italica_v2.0, whole genome shotgun sequence:
TCTCAGAAAACAACATAAGGGCAGCTCCTGTGCTGAATCCGGAACCTGTGGCCCCAGCTGATTGGCAAGGGCGGTATCTTGGTGTTATTGATTATTCGGCAATCATCCGTTGGGTACTAGAAAATGCTGAGCTTGCTTCTGTTGCTCTGTCTGCTGGATCGGCAACTGCTGCAGGAGTTGGAATGGGTGCTGTTGGTGCAATGGGGGTTGCAGCATTGGGTGCAACTGGCCCAGCGGCAGTGGCTGGCTTGACTGCAGCTGCAGTAGGGGCTGCTGTTGCTGGTGGGTTAACTGCTGAAAAGGGTGTCGCAAAGGATGGTTTAGCTGCTGCAGATCACTTAGGAGAAGATTTCTACAAAGTTTTGCTTGAACAAGAACCTTTCAAATCAACAACAGTAAGGCATCCAATCTATCTTGAATTGTTAAGCACTTATGCACTTCATGGATAATAGTAAATCTGCTGTATCCAAAATTAATCAATTTAAGAATCCATCCATGTGAAGTTTGAGTGAATGTTTCACTGATTCGATATACTGAATTTTTGTTACCATAGAGTTAACTCTGTGGTTTGTTGCTAAGAAACTTCAGCCATCTGTTGACTGTTGAGGCCCTTTACTTTAGATGAACATTGCATGATGATAATTTTGTTTTAATTCCTGCTAGCCTGTACTCATTCAATCATTCTCACGTTATTGCAGGTTCAATCAATTGTAGAGTCATACCACTGGTCTCCTTTCATCCCCATTACATTGGACAGTTCCATGCTTACTGTACTACTGTTGCTCTCCAAGTACAGATTGAGAAATGTCCCAGTGATTGAGCCTGACAAACCTGTTATCAGGAACTTTATTACTCAGACTGGCGTTGTCAAAGGACTCCAGGAGTGTAAAGGAAGGGATTGGTTTGACTACATTTCTGCACTTCCTCTTTCAGACTTGGGACTTCCTTTTATGTCGATTGATGAGGTTATTTTGTCTCCttaaattgcttgttcaatTAAATTCCACTCTTTTAATGCAAGAGCCAGTCCCCCAAGGCTATAATATTCTGATTAATTTTACACCTGCAAGCTGTGGAATATTATAATATTAACATCTTTGTGTATTTGGTCTGCAACAGATATTTGTAAATGCTGATATATTTTGTGTTTTATTTAGGTTATCACCGTGAAGAGTGATGATCTAATATTAGAAGCTTTCAAGTGCATGAAGGATAAAAAAATTGGTGGTGTACCAGTAGTGGAAGGTCCCAAAAGGAAACTTGTTGGCAGTGTGAGCATAAGGGATATTCGCTTTCTGTTGCTTAGACCTGACTTATTTTCGAATTTCAGGTATCAGTCCATCTTATCTTGTGATCCTTTGTTACTATATGTCCCTCATCTCCTTAATGATTCTTCAATACAGGCAACTTACCATCATCGAATTCATGAAGACTTTAGGCTCCACTCTTCCTGATTCAGGGAACAACTGCCTGGTGAAGCCACCACCCACCTGTGCCCCTGACACTTCCCTTGGTAGCGTTATCGACAGCATTGCATCAAGAATAACCCACCGTATATATGTAGTGGATGATGACCTTGAGGTTGTCGGTGTTGTGACCCTGCGCGATGTGATCTCGTGCTTCATCCACGAGCCACCCGGTTACTGCGACAGCTATCTGGCTTCAGCAATGGAGAATCTTGAGGGCAAAGGAGCCGGATCAGTGGAGAAAAGTTGAGCTTTCTGTAGTGTGAATGTGTGGAATAACAGGCCGATCTCGTGTGGTCTTCTTTAGCTGGAATAATGGGTTCAGATTGTGTTAATCGGGTAAATTCTGTGTAGATTAAGAAGGCTTCTCTGTCTCCTCTCAAATGCAGTTTCCTGTGTCTTTTCTTGTATAGTTTGATAATCAAAAATCTGCTAACAATCAGAGGCAATCCTACTCATTTTACCGAGAGTGCAGGCCCTGTACAGAGCCCCAAAAATATAACATAGAAACTAATAAATCATTTTTGTATTACTCCCTCAGTTTCAGAAGTTTCAAAATActatttagggcctgttttcttccaccttgctaaactttagatgctaaaagttgctaaactttagcaaagctgtttggatactcttgctaaaaggcatttaatgagctgtaaaaggacctatctacccttattaaagatGCGCAGGaggagggctgtttggatactcttgctaaaaggcatttaatgagctgtaaaaggacctatctacccttattaaaggtgcgcaggaggagggagacaagcaataaatgaggggtatatattgtccagcccaccttttagcaagttttagcaagagtGTTTTGCAGTTTAGTAGctcaaagttgctaaactttagcatctaaagtttagcaaggtggaagaaaacagacCCTTATTTTGGCgatatataatttttgctatgtatcttagaaaagttaaaatgaataattatttgggacggatggagtattaGCAAAGTTGATTAGAATGGATCCTTTCTAACTACCCTCTCCACTCTCCAGTCTTGGAAAAAACTGGTATTTTGAACAGAATCTTACATCCTAAGGAGAGGTTAGTATAGTGCTAATTTTCTATTGTGCCCGCATAAACATATAGTCCCTCCATTCCATGTAAAGTGCAACTTGATGTAATTCTAGCTGTAACTACCTATAATTAAGTGGTTAATTTTGATGGACCTTGATTTTAGAAAGCCGAATGAGGACATCCGGCCCAGAGCTACGAATTCCAGGTTCGAATCCGCTTATTTTTGTGTTTGCTGCGCCGGACTCTTTTTGCACCATACGCCACGCCATTTTTCACCCTCGGCGCACAAACTCGCTGTCAGGGACCACGAAGATGAccttctcggcggcggcggcaccgagCTTGTCCATGAGGTCGTCGGAAGCCATTTTCAAAGgaaatccgtttcaaattataagtcgttttgacttttttaaattcatagatgtttatatgcatctagatatacactatatttaaaagttaaaatgacgtatcatttgagacggagggagtaatcaGCGATCAATATCATGGCCATGAAATTAAATCAAATACCCAGGCAACGAAGCGTTTTCTCACGCGTTGGAACCAACAGCGCCATTACCTATATGTGTCGCCTTCTTTCCCGATGAAATCAtctctccaccgcctcctctccctATGCTTGCAGTAGGAGCCTATGAGGTGTAGAACAGCAATGGCGGCACATCCCTTTGACCTCAACCTTGAGCC
This window encodes:
- the LOC101754352 gene encoding SNF1-related protein kinase regulatory subunit gamma-1-like isoform X2, which gives rise to MDQSKENAEFPSCDAYFEAIQSKKKLPLSLQESLTAAFAQIPVSSFPEVPAGRVIEIHGDTSVLEALRILSENNIRAAPVLNPEPVAPADWQGRYLGVIDYSAIIRWVLENAELASVALSAGSATAAGVGMGAVGAMGVAALGATGPAAVAGLTAAAVGAAVAGGLTAEKGVAKDGLAAADHLGEDFYKVLLEQEPFKSTTVQSIVESYHWSPFIPITLDSSMLTVLLLLSKYRLRNVPVIEPDKPVIRNFITQTGVVKGLQECKGRDWFDYISALPLSDLGLPFMSIDEVITVKSDDLILEAFKCMKDKKIGGVPVVEGPKRKLVGSVSIRDIRFLLLRPDLFSNFRQLTIIEFMKTLGSTLPDSGNNCLVKPPPTCAPDTSLGSVIDSIASRITHRIYVVDDDLEVVGVVTLRDVISCFIHEPPGYCDSYLASAMENLEGKGAGSVEKS
- the LOC101754352 gene encoding SNF1-related protein kinase regulatory subunit gamma-1-like isoform X1, which encodes MGMDQSKENAEFPSCDAYFEAIQSKKKLPLSLQESLTAAFAQIPVSSFPEVPAGRVIEIHGDTSVLEALRILSENNIRAAPVLNPEPVAPADWQGRYLGVIDYSAIIRWVLENAELASVALSAGSATAAGVGMGAVGAMGVAALGATGPAAVAGLTAAAVGAAVAGGLTAEKGVAKDGLAAADHLGEDFYKVLLEQEPFKSTTVQSIVESYHWSPFIPITLDSSMLTVLLLLSKYRLRNVPVIEPDKPVIRNFITQTGVVKGLQECKGRDWFDYISALPLSDLGLPFMSIDEVITVKSDDLILEAFKCMKDKKIGGVPVVEGPKRKLVGSVSIRDIRFLLLRPDLFSNFRQLTIIEFMKTLGSTLPDSGNNCLVKPPPTCAPDTSLGSVIDSIASRITHRIYVVDDDLEVVGVVTLRDVISCFIHEPPGYCDSYLASAMENLEGKGAGSVEKS